In Solanum stenotomum isolate F172 chromosome 6, ASM1918654v1, whole genome shotgun sequence, one DNA window encodes the following:
- the LOC125868617 gene encoding uncharacterized protein LOC125868617, which produces MPRYAKLMNDLVTKQRAVSFENDERLQHCSATSTRSLVKKKKDLGAFTIPCTIGLLHFVKALCDLGSSINLMPLSIYKKLGLGDPKPTVRPLLMTDRTVNKPIGVLHDDLVKLETFIFLVSDLKSVLVVNHIMEQGSEVSIEERLGVDPLAAVMMNVDGDDI; this is translated from the exons ATGCCTAGGTATGCGAAGTTGATGAATGATTTGGTGACTAAGCAAAGGGCCGTCAGTTTTGAGAATGATGAGAGGTTACAACATTGCAGTGCTACTTCTACGAGGTCacttgtgaagaagaaaaaggatcTTGGAGCCttcactattccttgtaccatCGGTTTGTTGCACTTTGTGAAGGCATTGTGTGATTTGGGTTCTAGCATTAATCTTATGCCATTGTCTATctataagaagttgggtttaggggaTCCAAAACCGACTGTGAGGCCACTACTTATGACTGATAGAACTGTGAATAAGCCTATTGGTGTTCTCCATGATGACCTTGTGAAATTGGAGACGTTTATTTTTCTG GTAAGCGATCTCAAGTCAGTATTAGTGGTGAATCATATTATGGAGCAAGGTTCTGAGGTATCTATTGAAgagaggttgggtgttgatCCACTGGCAGCGGTaatgatgaatgttgatggtGATGATATTTAA